In a single window of the Scyliorhinus canicula chromosome 1, sScyCan1.1, whole genome shotgun sequence genome:
- the LOC119970732 gene encoding small integral membrane protein 26-like encodes MTLKDIARWNVRVSLVYAIGIWTMLGTYGFFHLKKKREEASNGSSAKETTDANGQAELQEEITFVPHERTTSESVRMNVVVKEGFVPHSSRIYTYGKSIFGVSSDSSIEK; translated from the exons ATGACCCTGAAGGACATTGCCCGCTGGAATGTCAGGGTTTCCCTGGTTTATGCGATTGGCAtctggacaatgctcggcacttATGGCTTCTTCCACCTGAAGAAGAAGCGAGAAGAAGCGAGCAATGGAAGCAGCGCCAAGGAAACAACAG aTGCCAACGGCCAAGCTGAACTCCAAGAGGAAATCACTTTTGTGCCTCACGAGCGAACTACCAGCGAATCTGTCAGGATGAATGTTGTTGTGAAAGAAGGTTTCGTTCCCCATTCATCCAGAATCTACACGTATGGGAAGTCTATCTTTGGTGTTTCATCTGATTCTTCAATAGAGAAGTAG